CCTCCTGGCTCACATGGTTCATGCATCCGGGCCGGCTACGATCCCCGGTTGAGCTGGATCAGGGAAGTCCTCGGATGAGCGCCACGTGATCGCTCGAATGCATCGCATTCGAGTTCAGTGCTGGCCCTTTCGGAGCAGGTCGCGATAGCCATGTTCCGTCATCCATCGCGCGCGCAGGAGATGGCTCTCGTGGATGTGCCGGGCACGTTCGGGGTCATCGCGGGGGTCGATACCGAACAAAATGGCGACGGCCTCTCGCCAGTCCGCACCATCGGCCTCGGCGTCGAGAAGGCGGACGTAAAGCTTCAAGTGCTTCATGTCGTAGTCGGTGGCCGTCGCGCTCCGGGGCGGTTCCTCAAGAAAATCCGGCGCGGTCATGATGGGTCCCCCGACACATCAACGGCGACTTCCATTCGATCTGAACTCAATTTTAACCAAGTTTTGAATGGGCGTAAGCTGCACGGCGCTGCATCGCGTGATGCAGCAGAGACATCGCCGCGCGCTGCGCAGTCAATCTTTGCCAGTGCTCCGTCGCTCAGGCCGTTCAAAAAATGCGACGGGATCGACCTCGAGAATGGCTGCGAGTTTTTCCAGCATGTCGATGGTGGCCGCATGCTGTTCGCGCTCGAGCATGCCGACATAATTGCGGTTGATCTCGGCACGATCAGCAAGCTCCTCCTGCGACAAGCCTTTGGCGTGTCTCAGCCGACGCAAATTCCTGGCGACGATCTCCCGCAATCTCATGCGGTGAGGTCGCCGTTCCCCCTAATATACTGCCACCTAGTAAACTAGTGATTCATACCGTCGGAAAGCCGCAAAGTCATTTTTCTGGGATGATCGGGAGCGTTCGGCGCGCTCTCGGACGGAATTCCCACAGGCCGATGCCCCGCCCGGACATCCGGGCGGGGCATCGGTGGTGGCTCAGTCGCCATTGCGGCGGCTGGGGCGGGACCAGATCAGGCTGTAGCCTTCACCGTCCTCGTCGTCGAAGAGGTTGGCGAAGATCGGCGCGGTGAAGCTCGGGTCGTCGAGCTTGAGGCCCAGATAGTCGCGGCCCTCGTTGGAGCGCTTGGACCAGGCGGCTCCGATCTCGACCCGGCCAACGTAGACGCGGTGGCTGGGGGCGTTCTCGCCGGTGGCGCGCGTGTCGGGAACGATGCGGACGTTCCTGGCCTGGACGCTGAGGGTGACGATTTCGCCACTGAACTCGTTGTTGCCGGTCTTCTTGAAGGTGCCGATGGTCGCCATGTCAGTTCTCCTTGATCACTGTCTCGAGCCCGCACCATTGCGGCCTCGATGGCGATCGGCAGGCCGGAGGCGATCGACGGCGCACCCCGCAGGGGCTCGACAGCAAAGGAGGAACTTTCTTGCCTCGCGAGGAATGGGCGTGAGCCCAGGGGAAGAAAGTTTCAACGCCGCTGTTGCGCCATAGGCGATCGAGGCTTCAGCCGGCCTACGGCTAGATCAGGCCATTGAAGAGGCCGCTTGGGTGCGCTCGATGCGCGCAGGGATCACGCATGGAGAACTTGGCGACCCGTCGCGACCTCCGGGAAGCGGCCACGACGTTCAGAGCATCGGCTTTCCGCCAAGTACGGGCAGGCACGCCGTATTCCGCCGATACGAACACCACGGCGCGGCGCCTCCATCCTGCGGCCTTGACCGTCGAGTGGGCGGCCTGGGCTGCGAGCGCGTCGAGGGCACGAACTGCCACGCCTCGAAAGCCGTGGGCCTGACACCGTCCGATGATCGACAAGAATACCGACGGGAACGGAGCGGCTTGGGACTGTCTTGGTCCGCCCGCGCGTCAATGATGTTCACGCCGTGGCGATGTCCTGTCCGGATGGTCCGGGCGAGGCCATCGTCGTTATCCGAACGAAGGCCGTGACGCCGACCGCAACCGCGCCGATCACGGAGAAGACGAGCTGCCAGGTTTCGGACGGCATGGTGTGCTTCACGATGCCGTGCGTTGCGTGATAGCCGGCGATTGCGGCCGGGGCGACGAAGGCGAGCGCGACCAGAAGCTTCAGCCACATCGGACGGACGAAGGCGAGCAGGAGCTGGCCGATGCCGAGAATCGCGCCGGCGGCAACGACGCCGATGGCGATGGCTCCGAGGGCACCGGCGCCGGTCTGATGCGCCCAGACGCCGATGGTCACGCCGGCAAAGGCCGGCAGCGCGAACACGGCGAGCTTGAACAGCAACCAGCAGAGCACGCCGATGGCGGCGAGCAATCCAAGGATGGCGAGGATGATCATGGTGGTGGTCTCCGTGAGAATGAGTCTGACGGTTGCGCCTTCCACCACCACCGCGGCGCGAGCGGCAGCATAGCCGAAGTCGGCTCGCTTCGGGAGCGGAAATCGAACCGACCTCCGCCCGCGAAAGCGGTTCGCCTCCGGTCAGGAGGCGAAGGGATCGATCTCGGCCACGATTTCGGAATCGCCGTCGAACTCGTTGGAGGGGACGACGGAGAGCGTGCCGTCTCCGGCCCTGAAGATGACGATCGCGACCATCAGCGTGGTGGCGAGGCTGAAGGCGAAGGCTTGAGCGTCGGTGAGAGACATTCGTTCCGGCTCCTGTCTGGAGGCGGGGGACCATCCCCCGCGCGACAGGCGCCCGATGTGTCCGGCGGAGGGCCGCAATCACCGCGGAGGCGGAGCCTCAAGGCCGCACGCTCGCGTAGCGGACCCTTCACGGGTTGATGGCGTCAGGCCATCGGCTGGACCAAGGATCAGCGCATAGGAAGCGGGAGATGGTTTCCGTTGCTCTCGGGAGCCGGCACGTTGGTTCGCACCGCCCAAATGCCCGCATTATGATGTGAGCGCGTCCAGAACCGGACACTCGGGAACATCTTCGCCGGAACATAGAGAGGCCGTTGTCGCCAGCACCCTCTCGATACGCCGCAAGTCGGCGATCTTCGCCCGGACGTCGGCCAGATGCCGCTCGGTCCGCTCCTTCACTTCGGCGCAGGTTTGGGTGCCGCCGTCGACGAGTTCGAGGAGGCCGCGGATCTCTTCAATGGCGAAGCCGAGCTCACGGGCGCGGAGGATGAAGCGCAAGCGGCGGACATCGCTCTCGTCGTACACGCGATAGCCTGACGCCGTGCGAGGCGGATCACGCATCATGCCGATCTTCTCGTAATAGCGGATCGTTTCGAGATTGCAGCCCGTGCGCTCGGCCAGTTTGGCGCGCTGCAACCCTCGCCCTGAATCGCGGTGCCTCATGCTCCGAAAAATCCTCTTGAGTCTGTAGTTGCTACAGACCTTAGCTTGAGGCCGAATGAAAATCGAGGGTCGAGTCGCATGAGCAATACCGATGTCGAAGCAGCGGCGCTGAGCACGCCTCAGCAAGGCGAGGACCGCAAGAAAACCTTGTTCGCGGCAGGAGGCGTCGTTGGCGCCATTCTCGCCTCGACCTGCTGCGTCGTGCCGCTGCTGTTTGTCACGCTGGGCATTTCCGGCGCGTGGATTGGCAGCCT
This window of the bacterium YEK0313 genome carries:
- the merR1_2 gene encoding Mercuric resistance operon regulatory protein; this translates as MRHRDSGRGLQRAKLAERTGCNLETIRYYEKIGMMRDPPRTASGYRVYDESDVRRLRFILRARELGFAIEEIRGLLELVDGGTQTCAEVKERTERHLADVRAKIADLRRIERVLATTASLCSGEDVPECPVLDALTS